In a single window of the Elaeis guineensis isolate ETL-2024a chromosome 8, EG11, whole genome shotgun sequence genome:
- the LOC105050616 gene encoding uncharacterized protein: MNHLSYLRRSPLPLLLCLKSSHVSLRSISFNPPNRSDANPLPIARTETPFLTVAAEPFFSNIIPPDVYRCNRMLSALGRRRGLDEARALFDRMPQRDVVTYASMITLYLQSGNLPQAEALFWQAPARNVVLGSAMIDGYVKAGRIDEARKIFDAMPDRNVVSWTSLVSGYCRVGRTDEARRLFDQMPERNVVSWTTMVFGYARNGMLIEARELFDRMPERNVVSWTAMIRGCVENGRIREARELFDRMPHRNVYSWNVMISGYLDTKQASEAMDLFQLMPQRNAISWTVMVTGLARNGLMEKAREFFDMMPKKDTAAWNAIITAYAEEGRMSDVQELFDLMPDRNVVSWNVVIHGYAKNGYREEALRLFLIMLRSPVKQNETTLTSVLGMCQSNVEVKQIHGQAIKIGYERDTSLMNALVTMYSRSGDLGSAWLAFKTLDAKDVVSWTSMILACSHHGHGDCALEVFAQMLRRGAKPDGITFVGVLSACSHVGLVDKGKRIFNSMSRAYGLEPKAEHYSCLVDLLGRAGLVEEAKEVVSEMPQGELDEAVLGALLGACRVHEKIEVASHVGEELIELDPSGSGGYVLLANVFASHGKWNDVARVRKVMREKKVKKVPGFSQIEVKMRNHVFYVGDRSHPQAKEIYGMLKEVLLPQMKEMEYLHMIQSLPN; this comes from the coding sequence ATGAATCACCTCTCTTACCTTCGGcgctctcctcttcctctcctcctctgtCTCAAAAGCTCCCATGTTTCTCTCCGTTCCATCTCGTTCAATCCTCCAAACCGGTCCGATGCCAATCCACTCCCAATAGCCCGCACGGAAACCCCGTTCCTGACCGTCGCCGccgaacccttcttctccaacaTCATTCCACCCGACGTCTATCGCTGCAATCGAATGCTCTCCGCCCTCGGCCGAAGGCGAGGCCTCGACGAAGCCCGCGCTCTCTTCGACCGGATGCCTCAAAGGGATGTCGTCACCTACGCTTCCATGATCACTCTCTACCTGCAATCCGGCAATCTCCCGCAAGCCGAGGCGCTCTTCTGGCAAGCACCCGCGAGGAATGTCGTGTTGGGATCGGCGATGATCGATGGGTATGTGAAAGCTGGACGGATAGATGAAGCCCGGAAAATTTTCGACGCAATGCCGGACAGAAACGTGGTCTCTTGGACCAGTTTGGTGTCCGGGTACTGCCGGGTTGGACGAACTGACGAGGCGCGGCGGCTCTTTGATCAGATGCCGGAAAGAAATGTCGTGTCTTGGACAACAATGGTTTTTGGCTACGCCAGGAACGGGATGCTGATAGAGGCCCGAGAGCTTTTCGATCGAATGCCGGAAAGAAATGTTGTGTCTTGGACTGCTATGATCAGAGGTTGTGTGGAAAACGGTCGAATTAGAGAGGCGAGGGAGTTGTTTGACAGAATGCCGCATCGGAACGTGTACTCTTGGAATGTAATGATTTCAGGTTATCTGGATACTAAGCAAGCTAGCGAAGCGATGGATTTGTTCCAGTTAATGCCTCAAAGAAATGCAATCTCTTGGACTGTCATGGTGACCGGCCTGGCTCGAAATGGGCTGATGGAGAAAGCACGAGAGTTCTTTGATATGATGCCAAAAAAGGACACTGCTGCATGGAATGCAATCATCACTGCATACGCAGAAGAAGGCCGCATGAGTGACGTGCAGGAGCTCTTCGATTTAATGCCTGATAGGAATGTTGTCAGCTGGAATGTCGTGATTCATGGGTATGCAAAGAATGGATATCGAGAGGAGGCTTTGAGGCTTTTCCTCATCATGCTTCGCTCACCAGTGAAGCAAAATGAGACCACCTTAACTAGTGTTTTGGGTATGTGCCAGAGCAATGTTGAAGTAAAGCAAATTCATGGACAAGCCATCAAGATTGGTTATGAAAGAGATACTTCACTCATGAATGCTTTAGTGACTATGTACTCTAGAAGTGGTGACCTGGGTTCAGCTTGGCTTGCTTTCAAGACACTCGATGCCAAGGATGTTGTGTCATGGACATCAATGATACTAGCTTGCTCGCACCATGGGCATGGTGATTGTGCATTGGAGGTCTTTGCGCAGATGTTGAGACGTGGAGCCAAGCCTGATGGAATTACTTTTGTGGGAGTATTATCAGCTTGCAGCCATGTTGGTCTTGTTGACAAGGGTAAAAGAATCTTCAACTCAATGAGCCGAGCATATGGATTGGAACCGAAGGCGGAGCACTATTCATGCCTGGTGGATCTGCTGGGTCGAGCAGGCCTCGTTGAAGAAGCTAAGGAGGTGGTCAGCGAGATGCCACAAGGTGAGCTCGATGAGGCTGTTTTAGGGGCTTTGCTTGGGGCATGCAGGGTGCATGAGAAGATCGAGGTGGCAAGCCATGTTGGTGAGGAGCTCATTGAACTAGACCCTTCTGGGTCAGGGGGATACGTGCTTTTGGCTAATGTGTTTGCATCGCATGGGAAGTGGAATGATGTGGCACGTGTGAGGAAGGTGATGAgggagaagaaggtgaagaaagtgCCTGGTTTTAGCCAGATAGAAGTGAAGATGAGGAATCATGTGTTCTACGTCGGTGATCGTTCGCATCCCCAAGCTAAGGAAATATATGGGATGCTCAAGGAGGTGCTTCTCCCACAAATGAAGGAGATGGAGTACTTGCATATGATCCAATCCCTACCTAATTGA